Proteins from a single region of Manis javanica isolate MJ-LG chromosome 5, MJ_LKY, whole genome shotgun sequence:
- the DUSP15 gene encoding dual specificity protein phosphatase 15 isoform X7, which produces MTVTGLGWRDVLEAIKATRPIANPNPGFRQQLEEFGWGSSRKLRRQLVERFGEIPFRDEDEVRALLPLSKRCRQSPSTPAASPAPHSSASEGTLQRLVPRAARDAHRPLPLLARVKQAFSCLPRCLTLKGGK; this is translated from the exons ATGACAGTGACGGGGCTTGGCTGGAGGGATGTGCTTGAAGCCATCAAGGCCACCCGGCCCATCGCCAACCCCAACCCGGGCTTCAGGCAGCAGCTTGAAGAGTTTGGCTGGGGCAGTTCCCGGAAG CTTCGCCGGCAGCTGGTGGAGCGCTTCGGAGAGATCCCTTTCCGCGACGAGGACGAGGTGCGCGCGCTGCTGCCGCTGAGCAAGCGCTGCCGGCAGAGCCCATCGACCCCGGCCGCCTCGCCCGCGCCGCACTCCTCAGCGTCGGAGGGGACCCTGCAGCGCCTGGTGCCGCGGGCCGCCCGGGACGCCCACCGGCCGTTGCCGCTGCTGGCGCGCGTCAAGCAGGCTTTCTCTTGCCTCCCGCGGTGTCTGACCCTCAAAGGCGGCAAGTGA